Below is a window of Pseudomonadota bacterium DNA.
CCCCCAAAGGCTTCCGGGCACCGCTGGCGCGGCGCTGGGGCCATGTTTGTGGTACATGGACGGCGTGAGGCCGGCCCCCCGACCGGCCCCACACCTCGCAATCCCCCATTCGCAGCATAGGAGACGCGTTCGATGTCAAAGATGACGGAAAAGGCGACGGAACTCGCCGCGCGGATAAACCGCGTAAGAACGGAAGGCTTGCAATCCATGTGGTACATGATCTTCGCCAACACTGCCCTGGATCTTCTCAAGACAGAGCCGGAGGTATCGCTCGACCGGATCATTGAAGAGATGGAAGCCCGGAAAGCAGCGTCGCCCGATAAGTTCACCGAGGATGCGTACGAAGCCGCAATCAACGCAGTCCGTGACTGGGACCATGGCGACCGGGTTGTGACGAAAGCCTGACCGCTCACCCTGCACCCCCAAACGCTTCGGGGCAGCGTTGGCGGAACAAGGCTTCACGAGCCTGCAGCCATTGAATGGTGCGGATGGACGCTTCAATGGAGCCGATGCGGTAGTCCATCTCTTCTTGGCGCATCGTGCCTTGAGCGACGCGGCGCCCATACACCTGCCGGCGATGAACGATCTCTGTCTGGAGCTCACTGATTTGCGACACCAGGGAGCGTCGGTCTTTGGTGCGGTGCGGCGTCATGGCTTGAGCCATCCTTTCGCTATTGCGAACGACCGCACATCGTCCTCGTGGTTTTCCAGGAAGGTTTGCCGCTCGCCCTCGGATAGGCGCCCATACGCGCCCACCGCTGCGCCGAACCGTTTCTCAGCCGGTGCCTGGCGCTCGATGCCATCAAGGACGTCCAGCGCGTCCTGCACGCTGTTCACGTCCTGCCGGGTTTCAAGGACGCCGAGCACCTCGTCTTGGCGCTCATGGTTCTGTTCGGAAAGGGCGCGCAGCTGACTGAAGTTGTCAGCTAGCGGGAGCTTAGAAAGCCGCTCGTACTGGCTTGTGTCGAGGTCGGACCAGACCTTCAGTCCGTCGAAGATTGAGCGCTTTGAAAGGCCGGTATGATCCGCGATCGCCTCATGGAAGGAAAATAGTGCAAACTTTGCACTATTATCATTCGGATCTGGATCGGACTTCGGTCGACCGACGAGTATTGGCCCGTGCTTCGCCTCGTAGGCGACCTTGAACCGCGCGAAGTGCTTGGCGCGATCGAGGGCAGAGAGCTCGCGGCGGACCAGGTTCTCCAGGGTCTCAATAAGGTCGGCGTCTTCGAAGCCTTCTTCGTAGACCGTTGCCGTAATCTGCTCCCAACCAAGGGACCGGCACGCTTCGAGACGGTGGGCGCCTGCGATCAGACGGTAGCCCTTCCCTTCTTCCAGGACCGCGATCGGCGATATCAGGCCTTCGGCGTCGATCACGCCAGCGAGACCCTCAACCCAAGCCGGATCGACAGCGCGGGCCCGGTCATCCGGCACGGTGATCTGATCGATCTCAATGAGCTTTGTTGGATACGTCCGCTGCTGATTGGCGGGCGCTCGCTTCTTTGTCTTGCGGGCGCTCATGCGGCGCTCCGGGCGCTACCCTTGCGCTCAAGCTTGTAGAAGTCGTTGGCTGTGACCTCTCCATTTGTCCAATCGACAATTTTCGTCATCGCATCGCCGCGAGGGATGCGCAGTCCGCGCGCGTACCGGCGCACGGTTTCGTGCTCCATCTCTAGGGCACGAGCAGCGCGAGCTACGCTGATCTTTTTCGTGGAGAGGTAGGTGCCAAATCGCATGACGGCTAATCAACCATATCGGTTGACCAAGATCAACTGATATGGTTGTAGTTTTTTCCACCTTATTGGTGGATATGTTGCGTATGAGTTTTGAGAGTTCGGTGAAGCAGCGGGTTCGGTCGCTGCGACAGGCCCTTGGTCTGTCGCAGTCCCAGCTGGCCGAACGGCTTTCTACGAGCAACCAGCACATCGGTAGGCTTGAGCGCGCGGATAGCGATGCTCACCTAAGCCTGGAGTGGGTGGAGCGCCTGGCCGACGGCCTTGATGTTGGTGTCGAGCAGTTGCTGTTCGATCAATCCACAAACTCGGACGCGCCGAGGTTCGAGGAGCGCACGCTTCCACATCGTGGTCTTGCTCGCTGCGGGCCGGCAGGCTGGGGAAAGCCTACAGCACACGACCCCTTGCCGGCACCAGCTGATCTGCTGGACCCTTCTGCATTCTATGTTCGGGCTTCGGGCCAATCCATGCAGCCCGAAGGCATCGAGCCCGGCGATGAAGTCCTAGTCGGGCCTTCAAGTGAGCCTTCTCTTGGTAATCGCGTCTATGTTGAAGACTTAGAAGAGCGAGGCTCCCTAAAGCGCCTGGTGCGAGCATCCGACAGCGAGATCACTCTTCGTGGCTGGTTGCGCGAAGGAACCCAATTCAAGGAGTTTTTCGACACAAGGCGCCTGGACTACCTATCGACGTTCGCACCGGTGCTCGCTGTGTACGCAGTGGAACCTAGGCCCGGTGAGCGCGCCGTTCTGCGACCGGACCCTCGAATGGCCGGTCCCTCGATCTCACTCGAATCCGAAACTCTGGTTCTGCCGACAGCTGATGGCTTTTCGCTGATTGCGCGCTATCAGGTTTCGGCCAGCGCTGGCAGCGGGCTGTCTGTTTTGGATGAGGAGGTGATTGAGAGCCTCGCTTTCAAGACCGACTGGTTGCGTCGAATCGGCATCGACCCTGCACAATCCGGCCTAATCCAAGCCCACGGGGACAGTATGTCTCCAACGATCAGCGACGGCGCACTGATGCTTGTCGACATGCGAGAGGACCAGCCGATCCGTCATGGCTGCATCTACGTCATCCTTCGCGATGGCGACCTCATCGTGAAGCGGGTCGATCGCTCCTCAGGCGACGGGAGCGTTGACCTCGTGTCCGACAACAAGCGCTATAAGAAACAAACGGTGACAATCGAAGAGCTCGCCGACATGCGCATCCCCGGCCGTGTCGTATGGGTTGGCAAGGCGCTTTAACGACCCTTCGAAGGCCGTTATAACGACTATTGAGGGTGGCACAGTTTGATGCCGCACAGATTGCCCTCCTTTTCGCTATGCCCTTGATTCCTCGCAACTTTGCCAACTCTGCCACTTTGGCGGTATCTGGCAGAGTTCCAACTTCCCCGTATCAACGTTTTCAATGGCTTGCGGTTTTGGCGCCGCGCCCGGCCTCGCGTTTGTGCCATATGAACTTGCGCACCCCGTTTTGCCTTTCGCGATCATTACGATCAGCGATGCCGTCCTAAGCCCCTATAACTGCAACGCTTTTCACGCCTAACCGCCTGTAAGCGGTCATTCCCACAAATACCGCCTTTTTGGCCATTAGAACCTGCGCCTTACAGTTCAGCCAAAGCGCGGCCTTATCTGGCCCGGTGAATGCGGCAGGCCCGGAAGGACTGCTGAGCTTTCCAAACCGGTTTTCGGTCTTGAACACCTCGGACCGCGACTATGTGACCATAGAAAAAGTGACGCTACGTAGAACTATCGATCAGTATGGGCGGTCGCTTCTCGCTCGGCGGTGATGCTAGTTTGACCAAACGGACAAATCTGGTTGGGGCGCATCATGGCAAACTTCGTCGTTACAACGGTTGCGGACGAGAACGACAGCGGGGCAACAACCGGCTCCCCTGGCGGCACGGGGCTTTCCCTGCGCGAGGCAATCAGTCTGGCCAACGCCACCACCGCTTCCGACACGATCACCTTCGACGCGAGCCTTTCGGGTCAAACGATCACGCTGACACAGGGCCAGTTGGAGCTGACCTCCGACATGGTCATCGACGGCGATATCGATGGCGACGACAAAGCCGACATCACGCTAGACGGGAATGATGCATCGCGCGTCTTC
It encodes the following:
- a CDS encoding S24 family peptidase codes for the protein MSFESSVKQRVRSLRQALGLSQSQLAERLSTSNQHIGRLERADSDAHLSLEWVERLADGLDVGVEQLLFDQSTNSDAPRFEERTLPHRGLARCGPAGWGKPTAHDPLPAPADLLDPSAFYVRASGQSMQPEGIEPGDEVLVGPSSEPSLGNRVYVEDLEERGSLKRLVRASDSEITLRGWLREGTQFKEFFDTRRLDYLSTFAPVLAVYAVEPRPGERAVLRPDPRMAGPSISLESETLVLPTADGFSLIARYQVSASAGSGLSVLDEEVIESLAFKTDWLRRIGIDPAQSGLIQAHGDSMSPTISDGALMLVDMREDQPIRHGCIYVILRDGDLIVKRVDRSSGDGSVDLVSDNKRYKKQTVTIEELADMRIPGRVVWVGKAL
- a CDS encoding ParB N-terminal domain-containing protein, translated to MSARKTKKRAPANQQRTYPTKLIEIDQITVPDDRARAVDPAWVEGLAGVIDAEGLISPIAVLEEGKGYRLIAGAHRLEACRSLGWEQITATVYEEGFEDADLIETLENLVRRELSALDRAKHFARFKVAYEAKHGPILVGRPKSDPDPNDNSAKFALFSFHEAIADHTGLSKRSIFDGLKVWSDLDTSQYERLSKLPLADNFSQLRALSEQNHERQDEVLGVLETRQDVNSVQDALDVLDGIERQAPAEKRFGAAVGAYGRLSEGERQTFLENHEDDVRSFAIAKGWLKP